A genomic stretch from Pontivivens ytuae includes:
- a CDS encoding Zn-dependent hydrolase, which produces MAANAPGENLKINGDRLWDSLMEMAKIGPGVAGGNNRQTLTDADGEGRALFQKWCENAGCEMGLDQIGNMFARREGTDPDALPVYVGSHLDTQPTGGKYDGVLGVLGGLEIIRSMNDLGIKTKHPIVVTNWTNEEGTRFAPAMLASGVFAGIHTQDWAEDRTDAEGKRFGDELDRIGWRGEEEVGARKMHAFFELHIEQGPILEAEDKEIGVVTHGQGLSWTQVTVTGKDAHTGSTPMPMRKNAGLGMARILDLVDEIAWSHKPHAVGAAGHIDVHPNSRNVIPGKVVFTVDFRSPELSVIEDMESRLRAGAKAICDEMGLEVEFEKVGGFDPVAFDEGCVGAVRAAAERLGYSHRDLISGAGHDACWINRVAPTAMVMCPCVDGLSHNEAEEISPEWAEKGANVLFHAVVETAEVVG; this is translated from the coding sequence ATGGCCGCCAACGCCCCCGGTGAAAACCTGAAGATCAACGGCGACCGGCTGTGGGACAGCCTGATGGAGATGGCAAAGATCGGCCCCGGCGTCGCGGGCGGCAACAACCGCCAGACCCTGACGGACGCCGACGGCGAGGGCCGCGCCCTCTTCCAGAAATGGTGTGAGAATGCGGGCTGCGAGATGGGGCTCGACCAGATCGGCAACATGTTCGCCCGGCGCGAGGGCACAGACCCAGATGCGCTCCCCGTCTATGTGGGCTCCCACCTGGATACGCAGCCGACCGGCGGAAAGTATGACGGCGTTCTCGGCGTCCTCGGCGGGCTGGAGATCATCCGCTCGATGAACGACCTCGGCATCAAGACCAAGCACCCTATCGTCGTCACCAACTGGACCAACGAGGAGGGCACCCGCTTCGCCCCCGCCATGCTTGCCTCCGGCGTCTTCGCGGGCATCCACACGCAGGACTGGGCGGAGGATCGGACGGATGCGGAGGGCAAGCGCTTCGGCGACGAGCTCGACCGGATCGGCTGGCGCGGTGAGGAAGAGGTCGGCGCCCGCAAGATGCACGCCTTCTTCGAACTCCATATCGAGCAAGGCCCGATCCTCGAGGCCGAGGACAAGGAGATCGGCGTCGTCACCCACGGCCAGGGGTTGAGCTGGACGCAGGTGACGGTGACGGGGAAGGACGCCCACACCGGCTCCACCCCCATGCCGATGCGCAAGAACGCGGGCCTCGGCATGGCACGCATCCTCGACCTGGTGGATGAAATCGCCTGGTCACACAAGCCGCACGCCGTGGGCGCAGCAGGCCATATCGACGTCCACCCTAACTCGCGGAACGTGATCCCGGGCAAGGTCGTCTTCACCGTCGACTTCCGCTCACCGGAGCTGAGCGTGATCGAGGATATGGAGAGCCGCCTGCGCGCCGGCGCAAAGGCGATCTGCGACGAGATGGGGCTGGAGGTCGAATTCGAGAAGGTCGGCGGCTTCGACCCCGTCGCCTTTGACGAGGGCTGCGTGGGTGCGGTGCGCGCGGCGGCTGAGCGGCTGGGCTACTCCCACCGCGACCTGATCTCGGGCGCGGGCCACGACGCCTGCTGGATCAACCGCGTGGCCCCCACGGCCATGGTCATGTGCCCCTGCGTGGACGGCCTGAGCCACAACGAAGCCGAGGAAATCTCGCCGGAGTGGGCCGAAAAGGGGGCCAACGTCCTGTTCCACGCCGTGGTGGAGACGGCGGAGGTGGTGGGGTGA
- a CDS encoding CoA-acylating methylmalonate-semialdehyde dehydrogenase produces the protein MTYTIRNALNGQLVESASDRSQPVFNPATGEAIGTLPLSTTDEVDAAVASAKAAFPAWSRTPPLKRARVMFRFLELLNANTDKLAKELSREHGKTHDDALGEVARGIEVVEFACGIPQLLKGEFSRNTGPGIDSYGDRQPLGVVAGITPFNFPAMVPMWMYPIAIACGNTFVLKPSERDPSAPMFAWELLKEAGLPDGVMNIVHGDKGAVDRLLDHPDVKAISFVGSTPIAEYVYARGTAAGKRVQALGGAKNHMIVMPDADMDQAADALMGAGFGSAGERCMAISVAVPIGAETGEKLVSALKPKVEALKVGPSTDPDAEMGPVITAEAKERISGLIDRGVEQGADLVVDGRGFTLQGYENGYFLGGTLFDKVEPEMDIYRTEIFGPVLSVLSPQTYESAVDLINAHEYGNGTAIFTRDGDAARDFADRIEVGMVGVNVPIPVPVAYHSFGGWKRSAFGDHAIYGPEGVRFYTRLKTVTTRWPDGIAKGATFSFPS, from the coding sequence ATGACCTACACCATCCGCAACGCGCTGAACGGCCAGCTTGTCGAGAGCGCGTCCGACCGCTCCCAGCCCGTCTTCAACCCCGCGACCGGGGAGGCGATCGGCACTCTCCCCCTTTCCACCACCGATGAGGTGGATGCCGCCGTCGCCTCGGCCAAGGCCGCCTTCCCAGCGTGGTCCCGCACGCCGCCGCTAAAGCGGGCCCGCGTGATGTTCCGTTTCCTCGAACTGCTCAACGCCAACACAGACAAGCTGGCGAAGGAGCTCTCCCGCGAGCACGGCAAGACCCATGACGACGCGCTCGGCGAGGTCGCCCGCGGCATTGAGGTGGTGGAGTTTGCCTGCGGTATCCCGCAGCTTCTCAAGGGCGAGTTCAGCCGCAACACCGGCCCCGGCATAGACAGCTACGGCGACCGACAGCCGCTGGGCGTCGTCGCGGGCATCACGCCCTTCAACTTCCCCGCCATGGTGCCGATGTGGATGTATCCCATCGCGATCGCCTGCGGGAACACCTTCGTCCTAAAGCCCTCCGAACGCGACCCGTCCGCGCCGATGTTCGCCTGGGAGTTGCTGAAGGAAGCCGGCCTGCCCGACGGCGTGATGAACATCGTGCACGGTGACAAGGGCGCCGTGGACCGGCTGCTCGACCATCCGGACGTGAAGGCGATCAGCTTCGTCGGCTCGACCCCGATCGCGGAATACGTCTATGCCCGCGGCACCGCGGCCGGCAAACGGGTGCAGGCGCTCGGCGGGGCCAAGAACCACATGATCGTCATGCCGGACGCCGACATGGACCAGGCGGCGGACGCGCTGATGGGCGCGGGCTTCGGCTCGGCCGGCGAGCGCTGCATGGCGATCTCGGTCGCCGTCCCAATCGGCGCGGAGACGGGTGAAAAGCTCGTCAGCGCCCTCAAGCCGAAGGTCGAGGCGCTGAAGGTCGGCCCTTCCACCGATCCGGATGCGGAGATGGGTCCGGTCATCACGGCGGAGGCGAAGGAGCGCATCTCCGGCCTCATCGACCGCGGGGTCGAGCAGGGTGCGGACCTGGTCGTCGATGGCCGCGGCTTCACCCTGCAGGGCTACGAGAACGGCTATTTCCTCGGCGGCACGCTCTTCGACAAGGTCGAGCCGGAGATGGACATCTACCGGACTGAGATCTTCGGCCCCGTGCTCTCCGTCCTTAGCCCGCAGACCTATGAGAGTGCGGTCGACCTCATCAACGCCCACGAATACGGCAATGGCACAGCCATATTTACCCGCGACGGGGACGCCGCGCGCGACTTCGCGGATCGGATCGAGGTCGGCATGGTCGGCGTCAACGTCCCGATCCCGGTGCCGGTCGCCTATCACTCGTTCGGCGGCTGGAAGCGCTCCGCCTTCGGCGACCACGCGATCTACGGACCCGAGGGCGTCCGCTTCTACACCCGCCTGAAGACCGTCACCACCCGCTGGCCCGACGGCATCGCCAAGGGTGCGACGTTCAGCTTCCCGAGTTGA
- a CDS encoding aspartate aminotransferase family protein: MSDRTTAVPNDLNAFWMPFTANRQFKKNPRMFVAAKDMHYTTANGRQVLDGTAGLWCCNAGHARPKITEAVSKQVGELDYAPAFQMGHPKAFELANRLIDIAPEGMEHVFYTNSGSESVETALKLALAYHRARGEGSRTRLIGRERGYHGVNFGGISVGGIVKNRMHFGSLLTGVDHLPHTHDLEHNAFTRGRPTYGAHLADELERICALHDPSTIAAVIVEPLAGSTGVLIPPIDYLARLRKICDKHGILLIFDEVITGFGRLGKPFAAQRFDVLPDMITTAKGLTNGVIPMGAVLTTGAIHDAFMDGPENMIELFHGYTYSGNPVASAAGLATLETYREEGLLERAAEMASYWEDAAHSLKGLPHVIDIRNLGLIAGIELEPIEGHPTKRAFEAFLRCYDKGVLIRTTGDIIALSPPLIIEKHHIDELFGTLADVLKDLP; encoded by the coding sequence ATGTCCGACCGGACGACCGCCGTTCCGAACGATCTCAACGCGTTCTGGATGCCCTTCACCGCGAACCGCCAGTTCAAGAAGAACCCGCGCATGTTCGTCGCAGCGAAGGACATGCACTACACCACCGCCAACGGGCGGCAGGTGCTCGACGGCACCGCGGGGCTGTGGTGCTGCAACGCGGGCCACGCGCGGCCGAAGATCACGGAGGCTGTGTCGAAGCAGGTCGGCGAGCTCGACTACGCGCCCGCCTTCCAGATGGGCCACCCGAAGGCCTTCGAGCTCGCCAACCGCCTGATCGACATCGCGCCGGAGGGGATGGAGCACGTCTTCTACACCAATTCCGGGTCGGAGAGCGTGGAGACGGCGCTGAAGCTCGCGCTCGCCTATCACCGCGCACGGGGCGAGGGCTCGCGCACCCGGCTCATCGGGCGCGAGCGGGGCTATCACGGGGTGAACTTCGGCGGCATCTCGGTCGGCGGGATCGTGAAGAACCGCATGCATTTCGGCAGCCTGCTGACCGGCGTCGATCACCTGCCCCACACCCACGACCTGGAGCACAACGCCTTCACCCGCGGGCGGCCCACCTATGGCGCGCATCTGGCGGATGAGCTGGAGCGGATCTGCGCGCTGCACGATCCCTCCACCATCGCCGCGGTGATCGTGGAGCCGCTGGCGGGCTCCACCGGCGTGCTGATCCCGCCGATCGACTACCTCGCCCGGCTGCGCAAGATCTGCGACAAGCACGGGATCCTGCTGATTTTCGACGAGGTCATCACCGGCTTCGGCCGGCTCGGCAAACCCTTCGCCGCCCAGCGCTTCGACGTTCTGCCGGACATGATCACCACGGCCAAGGGCCTGACGAACGGCGTGATCCCGATGGGTGCGGTGCTGACCACCGGCGCGATCCATGACGCGTTCATGGACGGGCCGGAGAACATGATCGAGCTCTTCCACGGTTACACCTACTCAGGCAACCCGGTGGCGAGCGCCGCGGGCCTCGCCACGCTGGAGACCTACCGCGAGGAGGGCCTGCTGGAGCGCGCGGCCGAGATGGCGAGCTATTGGGAGGATGCGGCGCATTCGCTCAAGGGCCTGCCCCACGTCATCGACATCCGGAACCTCGGCCTGATCGCCGGCATCGAGCTGGAGCCGATCGAGGGCCACCCGACCAAGCGCGCGTTCGAGGCGTTCCTGCGCTGCTATGACAAGGGCGTCCTGATCCGCACCACGGGCGACATCATCGCCCTCTCCCCGCCGCTGATCATCGAGAAGCACCATATCGACGAGCTCTTCGGCACCCTCGCCGACGTGCTGAAGGACCTGCCATGA
- a CDS encoding TetR family transcriptional regulator C-terminal domain-containing protein has protein sequence MADGAPRKETRIQAEKRELIREAALDVFSRHGFRGSTLDQIAEAAGLSKPNLLYYFESKDAIHRDLLERLLDTWLDPLRELDGGGDPVREIRGYIQRKLEAARDYPRESRLFANEIIQGAPRIADELQGPLRELVDEKSAILRRWMAQGRLARMDPHHLIFAIWAITQHYADFDVQVRAVLGSDDEARFHDAAAAIEMLFFRGLLPR, from the coding sequence ATGGCAGATGGAGCTCCGCGCAAGGAGACGCGCATCCAGGCCGAGAAGCGTGAGCTGATCCGGGAGGCGGCGCTCGACGTTTTCTCCCGCCACGGCTTTCGGGGCTCGACCCTCGACCAGATCGCGGAGGCGGCGGGGCTCTCCAAGCCCAACCTGCTCTACTATTTCGAGAGCAAGGATGCGATCCACCGTGACCTGCTGGAGCGGCTGCTCGACACCTGGCTCGATCCGTTGCGGGAGCTTGACGGCGGCGGCGATCCGGTCCGAGAGATCCGCGGCTACATCCAGCGGAAGCTGGAGGCGGCGCGCGACTATCCCCGCGAAAGCCGCCTCTTCGCCAACGAGATCATTCAGGGCGCGCCCCGCATCGCCGACGAGCTGCAGGGGCCGCTGCGCGAGCTGGTGGATGAGAAATCCGCGATCCTGCGGCGCTGGATGGCCCAGGGGCGGCTGGCGCGGATGGACCCGCACCACCTGATCTTCGCGATCTGGGCGATCACGCAGCACTACGCCGATTTCGACGTGCAGGTGCGCGCGGTACTCGGCTCCGACGACGAGGCGCGGTTCCACGATGCCGCCGCGGCGATCGAGATGCTGTTCTTCCGCGGGCTGCTGCCGCGTTAA
- the preA gene encoding NAD-dependent dihydropyrimidine dehydrogenase subunit PreA: MADLSIDFVGIKSPNPFWLASAPPTDKEYNVRRAFEAGWGGVVWKTLGLDPHVVNVNGPRYGAIWGADRRLLGLNNIELITDRPLEVNLREIKQVKRDYPDRAMVVSLMVPCDEESWKTILPLVEETGADGVELNFGCPHGMSERGMGSAVGQVPEYIEMVTRWVKQNTRMPCIVKLTPNITDVRRPAEAAHRGGADAVSLINTINSITSVDLDLFAPEPTIDGKGAHGGYCGPAVKPIALNMVAEIARNPETADLPISGIGGITTWRDAAEFIALGAGSVQVCTAAMTYGFKIVQEMISGLEQWMDEKGHESIAAVTGRAVPNCSDWQNLNLNYVAKARINQDLCIKCGRCYAACEDTSHQAISMSADRTFEVIDAECVACNLCVNVCPVEQCITMEPMAAGTVDPRTGRTVEAEPADWTTHPNNPARVAAE, encoded by the coding sequence ATGGCCGATCTGTCGATCGATTTCGTGGGCATCAAGAGCCCGAATCCGTTCTGGCTGGCCTCCGCCCCGCCGACGGACAAGGAATACAACGTCCGCCGCGCCTTCGAGGCGGGATGGGGCGGTGTGGTCTGGAAGACGCTGGGCCTCGATCCGCACGTGGTGAACGTGAACGGGCCGCGCTACGGCGCGATCTGGGGCGCGGACCGGCGGCTGCTGGGCCTCAACAACATCGAGCTGATCACCGACCGGCCGCTCGAGGTGAACCTGCGCGAGATCAAGCAGGTCAAGCGCGACTACCCGGACCGCGCGATGGTCGTATCGCTCATGGTGCCGTGCGATGAGGAGAGCTGGAAAACGATACTGCCGCTGGTCGAGGAGACCGGCGCGGACGGGGTCGAGCTCAACTTCGGTTGCCCGCACGGGATGAGCGAGCGGGGCATGGGCTCCGCCGTCGGGCAGGTTCCGGAATACATCGAGATGGTCACCCGCTGGGTGAAGCAGAACACGCGCATGCCCTGCATCGTGAAGCTGACGCCGAACATCACCGACGTGCGCCGCCCGGCGGAGGCGGCGCATCGTGGCGGTGCGGATGCGGTGAGCCTGATCAACACGATCAACTCGATCACGTCGGTCGATCTGGACCTCTTCGCGCCGGAGCCGACGATCGACGGCAAGGGCGCACATGGCGGCTATTGCGGGCCGGCGGTGAAACCCATCGCGCTCAACATGGTGGCCGAGATCGCCCGCAATCCGGAGACGGCGGACCTGCCGATCTCGGGCATCGGCGGGATCACGACCTGGCGCGATGCGGCGGAGTTCATCGCGCTCGGCGCCGGTTCGGTACAGGTCTGCACGGCGGCCATGACCTATGGCTTCAAGATCGTGCAGGAGATGATCTCAGGCCTCGAGCAGTGGATGGACGAGAAGGGTCACGAGAGTATCGCAGCGGTGACCGGGCGCGCCGTGCCGAACTGCAGTGACTGGCAGAACCTCAACCTGAATTACGTTGCGAAAGCTCGGATCAACCAGGACTTGTGCATCAAGTGCGGGCGCTGCTACGCGGCCTGCGAAGACACCTCGCACCAGGCGATCTCGATGAGTGCGGATCGGACGTTCGAGGTGATCGATGCGGAATGCGTCGCCTGCAATCTGTGCGTGAATGTCTGCCCGGTCGAGCAGTGCATCACGATGGAGCCGATGGCCGCGGGCACGGTCGATCCGCGGACCGGGCGCACGGTCGAGGCCGAGCCTGCCGATTGGACGACGCATCCCAACAATCCGGCGCGGGTCGCGGCGGAGTAG
- a CDS encoding NAD(P)-dependent oxidoreductase: MPNGPQVSGIAANRLSAAEYERNFADLYPPLDRHEAQVAADRCYFCHDAPCITACPTDIDIPLFIRQIATDTPEAAAKTIFEQNILGGMCARVCPTEQLCEEACVREAAEGKPVQIGRLQRFATDTLMERDVHPFERAAKTGKRVAVVGAGPAGLSCAHRLALHGHDVTIYDAKPKPGGLNEYGIAAYKTPDSFAQREVEWLMKIGGITLEAGKALGRDIDLDGLATEYDAVFLGMGLSGVNALGTDGADKQNVTDAVRFIDYLRQTEDKSSVPVGRRVVVIGGGMTAVDAAVQSRLLGAEDVTIVYRRGQDRMSASGKEQDHATHEGVRIICNAQPVAVHGNGAAREVEFEYTTDSGGGLTGTGETFRLAADQVLVAIGQALGDVPLDLDGRKIAVNGAGRTSRAGVWAGGDCAAGGDDLTVTAVAEGRDAAEDIHAELMKGA, from the coding sequence ATGCCGAACGGACCGCAGGTCTCCGGAATAGCCGCGAACCGCCTGAGCGCGGCGGAGTACGAACGCAACTTCGCGGACCTCTATCCGCCTCTCGACCGACACGAGGCACAGGTTGCGGCCGATCGCTGCTACTTCTGTCATGATGCGCCCTGCATCACGGCCTGTCCGACCGACATAGACATCCCGCTCTTCATCCGCCAGATCGCGACCGATACGCCGGAGGCCGCAGCCAAGACGATCTTCGAGCAGAACATCCTCGGCGGGATGTGCGCGCGGGTCTGCCCGACCGAGCAGCTTTGCGAGGAAGCCTGCGTGCGCGAGGCCGCCGAGGGCAAGCCGGTGCAGATCGGCCGGCTGCAACGCTTCGCCACCGACACGCTGATGGAGCGCGACGTTCACCCGTTCGAGCGGGCAGCGAAGACCGGCAAGCGCGTTGCAGTGGTTGGCGCCGGTCCGGCGGGGCTTTCCTGCGCTCACCGGCTGGCGCTGCACGGACACGACGTCACCATCTACGATGCGAAGCCGAAGCCCGGCGGTCTCAACGAATACGGCATCGCCGCCTACAAGACGCCCGACAGCTTCGCGCAGCGCGAGGTCGAATGGCTGATGAAGATCGGCGGGATCACGCTGGAGGCCGGGAAGGCTCTGGGCCGCGACATTGACCTCGACGGCCTCGCCACCGAGTACGACGCGGTGTTTTTGGGCATGGGTCTCTCGGGCGTCAATGCGTTGGGCACGGACGGAGCCGACAAGCAGAACGTGACCGACGCGGTGCGCTTCATCGACTACCTGCGGCAGACCGAGGACAAGTCGTCGGTTCCGGTCGGGCGCCGCGTCGTCGTGATCGGCGGCGGCATGACGGCGGTCGACGCCGCGGTCCAGTCCCGCCTGCTGGGTGCCGAGGACGTCACGATCGTCTACCGCCGCGGCCAGGATCGCATGAGCGCCAGCGGCAAAGAGCAGGATCATGCGACGCATGAGGGCGTCCGCATCATCTGCAACGCGCAACCCGTCGCGGTGCATGGGAACGGCGCGGCTCGCGAGGTCGAGTTCGAGTACACCACCGACAGTGGCGGGGGGCTCACCGGCACGGGCGAAACCTTCCGCCTCGCCGCGGATCAGGTGCTGGTGGCGATCGGGCAGGCGCTCGGCGACGTGCCGCTGGACCTTGATGGGCGTAAGATCGCGGTTAACGGAGCCGGTCGCACCTCGCGGGCCGGCGTCTGGGCCGGTGGTGACTGCGCGGCGGGCGGCGACGACCTGACCGTCACCGCAGTGGCCGAGGGTCGCGACGCGGCGGAAGACATCCACGCAGAACTGATGAAGGGAGCCTGA
- a CDS encoding response regulator: MPSPRSLKILVVDDQQSMRGLARQCLARLGVQEVALAATGEAALDMMAETRFDIVISDLNMPGLSGVDLARRIKEHPVFARIPVFLATSDAYREQAEDETVDHFVAKPFSVADMRGALEAHLGPLE; this comes from the coding sequence ATGCCGTCGCCTCGATCCCTGAAGATCCTGGTCGTGGACGATCAACAGTCCATGCGCGGTCTCGCGCGCCAATGTCTAGCACGCCTTGGCGTGCAGGAGGTCGCGCTGGCCGCGACCGGGGAGGCGGCGCTCGACATGATGGCGGAGACGCGCTTCGACATCGTCATTTCCGACCTCAACATGCCCGGGCTCAGCGGCGTGGACCTCGCCCGCCGGATCAAGGAGCATCCGGTCTTCGCCCGCATTCCGGTTTTTCTCGCCACGTCGGATGCCTACCGCGAGCAGGCGGAGGACGAGACGGTCGACCACTTCGTCGCGAAGCCGTTCTCGGTCGCCGACATGCGCGGCGCGCTGGAGGCGCATCTGGGCCCACTTGAATGA